In Amycolatopsis sp. EV170708-02-1, the following are encoded in one genomic region:
- the mtnC gene encoding acireductone synthase — MTATLTARWVVLDIEGTLTATSYVHVTLYDYARPRLGPWIDDHPEDPEVVGAVAEIKELGGLPADASTVDIVRVLHGWMDADRKIAPLKTLQGLIWQRGYAEGDLTTEFFGDVAPALRSWHEAGLRLAVFSSGSVAGQIASFSRTTDGDVTGLFEKHFDTVNAGPKREAPSYRAIASALEAEPGDVVFFSDVPAELDGAAADGWQTVGLAREGEPFGDADFGTHRTIRTFDEIKVVPR; from the coding sequence GTGACCGCAACGCTGACCGCCCGTTGGGTGGTCCTCGACATCGAGGGCACGCTGACCGCCACCAGCTACGTGCACGTGACCCTCTACGACTACGCGCGGCCGCGGCTGGGCCCGTGGATCGACGACCACCCGGAGGACCCCGAAGTCGTCGGCGCTGTCGCCGAGATCAAGGAACTCGGCGGGCTCCCGGCCGACGCGTCCACAGTGGACATCGTGCGGGTGCTGCACGGCTGGATGGACGCGGATCGGAAGATCGCGCCGCTGAAGACGTTGCAGGGGCTCATCTGGCAGCGCGGGTACGCCGAGGGCGACCTCACGACGGAGTTCTTCGGCGACGTCGCCCCGGCACTGCGGTCGTGGCACGAGGCGGGGCTGCGGCTCGCGGTGTTCTCGTCCGGTTCGGTCGCCGGGCAGATCGCGTCGTTCTCGCGGACCACCGACGGCGACGTCACCGGCCTGTTCGAGAAGCATTTCGACACCGTCAACGCCGGGCCGAAGCGCGAGGCGCCGTCCTACCGCGCGATCGCCTCCGCGCTGGAGGCGGAGCCGGGCGACGTCGTGTTCTTCTCCGACGTCCCGGCCGAACTCGACGGGGCGGCGGCCGACGGCTGGCAGACCGTCGGGCTCGCCCGCGAGGGTGAACCGTTCGGCGACGCCGATTTCGGGACACACCGGACCATCCGGACGTTCGACGAGATCAAGGTCGTTCCTCGATGA
- a CDS encoding methylthioribose-1-phosphate isomerase, with amino-acid sequence MTLPILAESVRLDDEGVHILDRRVFPFEREWVLCRTSEEVAVAIEDMVTQSSGPYFAALGAMVLAAREASGFADPRAYLDRMGERIVATRKTNNHLRKAVAAVLSEVDKAAGDLVEAATAGARAGDELYRSRSRALGEHAAALVPDGATVLTHCWADLYLVEFVLAARRRNKEFSFFCTETRPYLQGARLTAETLAEMGADTRLITDGMGAAVLSSGEVGALVTAADRVTMDGHVVNKIGTLGLAVAAEAFGVPFHAMVQAPDQATPTGADVPIEYRDGDEVLSALGHRVASERVRGHYPAFDVTPPRFVTTVVTDRGAFEPGRLREYYAEGEANQ; translated from the coding sequence ATGACGCTGCCGATCCTCGCCGAAAGCGTCCGCCTCGACGACGAAGGCGTGCACATCCTCGACCGCCGGGTCTTCCCGTTCGAGCGGGAATGGGTGCTGTGCCGGACCTCGGAAGAGGTCGCGGTGGCCATCGAAGACATGGTCACGCAGTCGTCCGGGCCGTATTTCGCCGCGCTCGGCGCGATGGTGCTTGCCGCCCGTGAGGCGTCCGGGTTCGCCGACCCTCGCGCGTATCTGGACCGGATGGGGGAGCGGATCGTCGCGACCCGCAAGACGAACAACCACCTGCGCAAGGCCGTCGCCGCCGTACTGTCCGAAGTGGACAAAGCGGCGGGCGACCTCGTCGAGGCCGCGACGGCCGGGGCACGGGCGGGTGACGAGTTATACCGTTCGCGTAGCCGCGCGCTCGGCGAACACGCGGCCGCGCTGGTGCCGGACGGGGCGACCGTGCTGACGCATTGCTGGGCGGATCTGTACCTCGTCGAATTCGTGCTCGCCGCGCGGCGGCGGAACAAGGAGTTCTCCTTCTTCTGCACGGAAACCCGGCCGTACCTGCAGGGCGCGCGGCTGACCGCCGAGACGCTCGCCGAGATGGGCGCCGACACCCGGCTGATCACCGACGGGATGGGCGCCGCGGTGCTGTCCTCCGGCGAGGTCGGCGCGCTGGTGACCGCGGCCGACCGCGTGACCATGGACGGTCACGTCGTCAACAAGATCGGCACCCTGGGGCTCGCGGTGGCGGCGGAGGCGTTCGGCGTGCCGTTCCACGCGATGGTCCAGGCACCCGACCAGGCCACGCCGACCGGCGCCGACGTGCCGATCGAATACCGCGACGGCGACGAGGTGCTGAGCGCGCTCGGCCACCGCGTCGCGAGCGAACGCGTCCGGGGGCACTATCCGGCTTTCGACGTGACACCACCGCGTTTCGTGACCACGGTGGTGACCGACCGCGGGGCCTTCGAGCCCGGACGGCTCCGCGAGTACTACGCAGAAGGGGAAGCGAACCAGTGA
- a CDS encoding acyl-CoA dehydrogenase family protein: MTEVWRKAAHELANTLTADAAERDLAGRLPVQEVGLLRESGLLPLLDTAGWAAANEATRIVSAADASVGHLLGYHYLQLWRTGLFGPRAASEPGWFWAGVSNPLDAALLLTPVDGGFTVEGTKTFATGAAVADRLVVSATRTDNGEKLTFVVDARADGITFPGEWDNIGQRLTASGAVRFEAVRVARDDVLGAQPEDQSDPKVPRISLAAIGFQLMLAQVYVGLAFGALDAAAVYTRETARPWTLSDVDKAAQDPYTLAGYGELVATARAAGFAVDAAVSALGEADERGFDLTPAERAEAAIAISSAKIVASRAAVETTSKVFEFTGARATATKYGFDRFWRNARTLTLHDPVTYKAREVGDHFLNGIPPCLSGYS, translated from the coding sequence ATGACCGAAGTGTGGCGCAAGGCGGCTCACGAGCTGGCGAACACCCTGACGGCGGACGCGGCCGAGCGGGACCTCGCCGGACGTCTCCCGGTGCAGGAGGTCGGCTTGCTGCGCGAGTCCGGGCTGCTGCCCCTGCTCGACACCGCCGGGTGGGCGGCCGCGAACGAGGCCACCCGGATCGTCTCCGCCGCGGACGCGTCGGTCGGCCATCTGCTCGGCTATCACTACCTGCAGCTCTGGCGCACCGGCCTGTTCGGGCCGCGTGCGGCGAGCGAACCGGGCTGGTTCTGGGCGGGCGTGAGCAACCCGCTCGACGCAGCCCTCCTGCTGACCCCGGTCGACGGCGGGTTCACCGTCGAGGGCACCAAGACCTTCGCGACCGGCGCGGCCGTCGCCGACCGTCTGGTGGTCAGCGCGACCAGGACCGACAACGGCGAGAAGCTGACCTTCGTCGTCGACGCGCGGGCCGACGGGATCACCTTCCCCGGTGAGTGGGACAACATCGGCCAGCGGCTCACCGCGAGTGGCGCGGTGCGGTTCGAGGCCGTCCGTGTCGCTCGCGACGACGTGCTCGGCGCCCAGCCGGAAGACCAGTCCGATCCGAAGGTGCCCCGCATTTCCCTGGCGGCGATCGGGTTCCAGCTCATGCTCGCGCAGGTGTACGTCGGCCTCGCGTTCGGCGCGCTCGACGCGGCGGCCGTCTACACGCGGGAGACCGCCCGGCCCTGGACACTGTCCGATGTGGACAAAGCGGCCCAGGATCCGTACACACTGGCGGGCTACGGTGAGCTGGTCGCGACGGCGCGAGCGGCCGGATTCGCCGTCGACGCCGCGGTTTCCGCGCTCGGCGAGGCCGACGAACGCGGCTTCGACCTGACCCCGGCCGAGCGCGCCGAAGCGGCGATCGCCATTTCGTCGGCGAAGATCGTGGCGAGCCGGGCCGCGGTCGAAACCACCAGCAAGGTCTTCGAGTTCACCGGCGCGCGGGCCACGGCGACGAAGTACGGCTTCGACCGCTTCTGGCGCAACGCCCGCACGCTGACCCTGCACGATCCCGTGACATACAAGGCGCGGGAGGTCGGCGACCACTTCCTCAACGGGATCCCGCCGTGCCTTTCGGGGTACAGCTGA
- a CDS encoding nucleoside phosphorylase, translating into MSDVLPITKISRHGLPPRALVVGDPDRATAVAGSLENAVLVGQNREYRSYTGAWKGVPVVVSSHGVGGPGALCQFGELAEAGVRTFLRLGTAGSLAEGIVDGDLVIAEAAVRDDGVTQQLIHPEYPAFATPELVVALSRAAPEAHRGVVWTRAAFSPLVLTLPMSEYLAARVIAIEMELSTLLVFAALRGLRAGGVLVIDGDARPEHPDPSAYDPHRDVVAEGVARATRVALDALIDVEGAE; encoded by the coding sequence GTGAGCGACGTCCTGCCCATCACCAAGATCTCCCGGCACGGACTGCCGCCGCGTGCGCTGGTCGTGGGCGATCCCGACCGCGCGACCGCGGTGGCCGGATCGCTGGAGAACGCCGTCCTCGTCGGCCAGAACCGCGAATACCGCAGCTACACCGGAGCCTGGAAGGGGGTCCCGGTCGTCGTGTCGTCGCACGGCGTCGGCGGGCCGGGCGCGTTGTGCCAGTTCGGCGAGCTGGCCGAAGCGGGCGTCCGTACGTTCCTGCGCCTCGGTACCGCCGGCTCCCTGGCCGAGGGGATCGTCGATGGCGACCTCGTCATCGCCGAGGCGGCGGTCCGCGACGACGGCGTCACCCAGCAGCTCATCCATCCGGAGTACCCGGCGTTCGCCACCCCGGAGCTCGTCGTGGCGCTGAGCCGCGCGGCACCGGAGGCGCACCGCGGCGTGGTGTGGACGCGGGCCGCGTTCAGCCCGCTGGTGCTCACCCTCCCGATGAGCGAGTACCTGGCCGCACGGGTGATCGCCATTGAGATGGAACTCTCCACGTTGCTGGTGTTCGCGGCATTGCGCGGCCTGCGGGCCGGTGGTGTGCTCGTGATCGACGGCGACGCGCGGCCCGAGCACCCCGACCCGTCGGCCTACGACCCGCACCGCGACGTCGTGGCCGAGGGGGTGGCGAGGGCAACTCGTGTCGCCCTCGACGCTCTCATCGACGTGGAAGGGGCGGAATGA
- a CDS encoding ABC transporter permease: MIDASLFSSALTALTPILFAALAGALCQRAGVFNISLEGSLLVGCFGAVAGSWYTGSAWIGVVVAVIAATAYSLILAIGSITFDGDPIVLGVASNLLAVGLTSFLIRTVFGTEGSFSDPSLQGLGQFGPIPGQSLLVYLSWLAVPALAVLLYRHPWGLRLRGVGERPEAASSLGVNVTKYRYGVILAGGALCGLGGAQLALGSVTLFAENMTAGRGWIAVVAVMLGRAHPLGVLLAALLFGLAEAFGFRLQGIGLPQQATDAAPYVVTLVALFLSNIKRKKGQPA, from the coding sequence ATGATCGACGCGAGCCTGTTCTCCTCGGCGCTCACCGCGTTGACGCCGATCCTGTTCGCCGCGCTCGCGGGCGCGTTGTGCCAGCGGGCCGGGGTCTTCAACATCTCCCTCGAAGGCTCGCTGCTGGTCGGCTGCTTCGGCGCCGTCGCCGGGAGCTGGTACACCGGCAGCGCCTGGATCGGTGTCGTCGTGGCGGTGATCGCGGCGACGGCGTACTCGCTGATCCTCGCGATCGGCTCGATCACCTTCGACGGCGACCCGATCGTCCTGGGCGTCGCGAGCAACCTGCTCGCGGTCGGCCTGACGAGCTTCCTCATCCGCACCGTCTTCGGCACCGAAGGCTCCTTCAGCGATCCGTCGTTGCAGGGGCTGGGCCAGTTCGGCCCGATTCCGGGGCAGTCGCTGCTGGTCTACCTGTCCTGGCTGGCCGTGCCCGCGCTCGCCGTGCTGCTGTACCGGCATCCGTGGGGGCTGCGGCTGCGCGGCGTCGGGGAGCGTCCGGAGGCCGCGTCCAGCCTCGGCGTCAACGTGACCAAGTACCGCTACGGGGTGATCCTCGCCGGGGGAGCGCTGTGCGGTCTCGGCGGCGCGCAGCTGGCGCTGGGCTCGGTGACGCTCTTCGCCGAAAACATGACCGCCGGTCGCGGCTGGATCGCCGTCGTGGCGGTGATGCTGGGGCGTGCGCATCCGCTCGGCGTGCTGCTCGCGGCGCTGCTCTTCGGCCTCGCCGAGGCGTTCGGCTTCCGGCTCCAGGGCATCGGGTTGCCGCAGCAGGCCACCGACGCCGCACCCTATGTCGTCACGCTCGTGGCGCTGTTCCTGTCGAATATCAAGCGCAAGAAGGGACAGCCCGCGTGA
- a CDS encoding ABC transporter permease, which translates to MSRVRLIAVPVAAALVLGAILLLATGTDPLAAYGAIVSGAFGPDGIGDTLAYAVPVAGMATALAIPLRAGMVNLGGEGQLVLGAVSALAVGLYVPGPGPVKVILALLAGVIAGAAYAALAAVCENRLGVPLLISTLLLSYPAMSLAGYLVRFPMKDAGSSLPQSPQLTEGARLPEIDGVTTGIFLVVAVIAVYTVIDARTPAGFETKVTGWAPRFAAYAGIDRPKLTLRLLAASGGTAGLVGAIAVLGFPYRFIDGALITPQYTWIGLLAALLAGASPLGTLLAAVFFAALTSGGFAMERATQVPRELTAVLQAVLIIFLAAASGVFKRKARRA; encoded by the coding sequence ATGAGCCGCGTCCGCCTCATCGCCGTGCCGGTCGCCGCCGCGCTCGTCCTCGGCGCGATCCTGTTGCTGGCCACCGGAACCGACCCGCTGGCGGCCTATGGCGCGATCGTCTCCGGCGCGTTCGGCCCCGACGGCATCGGAGACACCCTCGCCTACGCCGTCCCGGTCGCGGGGATGGCCACGGCGCTCGCGATCCCGCTGCGCGCGGGCATGGTGAACCTCGGCGGCGAGGGACAGCTGGTGCTCGGCGCGGTCAGCGCGCTCGCCGTCGGCCTGTACGTGCCCGGCCCCGGACCGGTCAAGGTGATCCTCGCGCTGCTCGCGGGGGTCATCGCCGGAGCCGCGTACGCCGCGCTGGCCGCGGTCTGCGAGAACCGGCTCGGTGTCCCGTTGCTGATCAGCACGCTGCTGCTGAGCTATCCGGCGATGTCGCTCGCCGGGTATCTGGTGCGTTTCCCGATGAAGGACGCCGGCTCCAGCCTGCCGCAGAGCCCGCAACTGACCGAAGGCGCGCGGCTCCCCGAGATCGACGGCGTGACGACCGGGATCTTCCTGGTGGTGGCGGTGATCGCGGTCTACACGGTGATCGACGCCCGCACCCCGGCCGGTTTCGAGACCAAGGTGACCGGCTGGGCGCCGCGGTTCGCCGCCTACGCCGGGATCGACCGGCCGAAACTCACCCTGCGGCTGCTGGCCGCCTCGGGCGGGACGGCCGGGCTGGTCGGCGCGATCGCCGTCCTCGGTTTCCCGTACCGGTTCATCGACGGCGCGCTGATCACGCCGCAGTACACCTGGATCGGCCTGCTCGCGGCGCTGCTCGCCGGGGCCAGCCCGCTCGGCACGCTGCTCGCGGCGGTCTTCTTCGCCGCGCTGACCAGCGGCGGGTTCGCGATGGAACGCGCCACCCAGGTCCCGCGCGAACTCACCGCGGTCCTGCAGGCGGTGCTGATCATCTTCCTGGCGGCGGCCTCGGGAGTCTTCAAGCGGAAGGCGAGGCGCGCATGA
- a CDS encoding ABC transporter ATP-binding protein has product MTRPNPDAVSLRGIVKRFPGVLANDHVDLDVGRGEIHALMGENGAGKSTLMSVLYGLHRPDEGTISLHGQEVSFGSPARAIEAGVGMVQQGFALFGELTVTENVVFGSEPTRRGLLDRKAATARVTELIERHELRLRPGDRVRDLPVGLRQRVEILKLLYRDAGVLILDEPTAVLTPPETERLFGVLRALAAEDRTILLVSHKLQEVLAVSDHVTVLRDGRVSARGRTADQTAAGLAEAMTGREVDLDRVHPAGTPGGAVLEARSLTVPGVEGKPLLDNVSLTVRAGEIVGVAGVAGNGQAELSGAITGLLKTAGTIVLNGQNLGGLSVRARRDAGLAHVPEDRSEVGSAPAAGLRENLAVGFHRKRPLVRKGFLRRKAIDEHASTIIEDYDVRASGPAAAMGTLSGGNQQKAIFGRELTHDAPFLLIEQPTRGVDVGAIENIHARLVAHRDAGHAVLLISAELSEVLALSDRVLVLFEGRIVAEFTKDDADRHTVGLAMAGGAG; this is encoded by the coding sequence ATGACCCGGCCAAATCCTGACGCCGTCTCGCTCCGGGGGATCGTCAAGCGGTTCCCCGGAGTGCTCGCGAACGATCACGTGGACCTCGACGTCGGCAGGGGCGAGATCCATGCCCTGATGGGGGAGAACGGCGCGGGCAAATCGACGCTCATGTCCGTGCTCTACGGTCTGCACCGGCCCGACGAGGGCACGATCTCCTTGCATGGCCAGGAAGTCTCCTTCGGCTCGCCCGCGCGGGCGATCGAAGCCGGTGTCGGCATGGTGCAGCAGGGGTTCGCGTTGTTCGGCGAACTCACCGTCACCGAGAACGTGGTGTTCGGCAGCGAACCGACCCGTCGCGGCCTGCTGGACCGCAAGGCGGCGACGGCCCGCGTCACCGAGCTGATCGAACGCCACGAACTGCGGCTGCGGCCCGGCGACCGGGTCCGTGACCTGCCGGTCGGGCTCCGGCAGCGCGTCGAGATCCTCAAACTGCTGTACCGCGACGCGGGAGTGCTGATCCTCGACGAACCCACCGCCGTGCTGACCCCGCCCGAAACCGAGCGGCTGTTCGGCGTGCTGCGCGCCCTCGCCGCCGAGGACCGCACGATCCTGCTGGTGTCGCACAAACTCCAGGAGGTCCTCGCCGTCAGCGACCACGTCACGGTGCTGCGGGACGGCCGCGTCAGCGCGCGCGGGCGCACCGCCGACCAGACGGCCGCCGGGCTCGCCGAGGCGATGACCGGGCGTGAGGTCGACCTCGATCGCGTCCACCCGGCCGGGACTCCCGGCGGCGCCGTCCTCGAAGCCCGTTCCCTGACCGTACCCGGGGTGGAAGGAAAACCGTTGCTGGACAACGTGTCCTTGACCGTGCGCGCCGGGGAGATCGTCGGCGTCGCCGGGGTCGCGGGCAACGGGCAGGCGGAGCTTTCCGGCGCCATCACCGGCCTCTTGAAGACCGCCGGGACGATCGTCCTCAATGGACAGAACCTCGGCGGGCTGTCGGTCCGAGCGCGGAGGGACGCCGGGCTGGCCCACGTCCCGGAAGATCGGTCGGAGGTCGGATCGGCGCCCGCGGCGGGACTCCGGGAGAACTTGGCCGTCGGCTTCCACCGCAAACGACCGTTGGTACGTAAGGGATTCCTGCGCCGCAAGGCGATCGACGAGCACGCGTCGACGATCATCGAGGACTACGACGTCCGCGCGTCCGGCCCCGCCGCCGCGATGGGCACGCTGTCCGGCGGCAACCAGCAGAAGGCGATCTTCGGCCGCGAACTCACCCACGACGCGCCCTTCCTGCTGATCGAACAGCCCACCCGCGGTGTCGACGTCGGCGCGATCGAGAACATCCACGCGAGGCTCGTCGCCCATCGCGACGCCGGGCACGCCGTCCTGCTGATCTCCGCCGAGCTCAGCGAGGTTCTCGCGTTGTCGGACCGGGTGCTGGTGCTGTTCGAGGGCCGGATCGTCGCGGAGTTCACCAAGGACGACGCCGATCGGCACACGGTCGGGCTCGCGATGGCGGGAGGCGCCGGATGA
- a CDS encoding BMP family ABC transporter substrate-binding protein, whose product MSPRTLLRAVMAVSAVTLLAACNASAKDPAAQNTAGPALVLITPSPVGVNDFLKLAVQGIEDSAKKHNGTQKVYQSTDPASIQQNLAAAVREKPAVIVAVGFNFADAIAAEAERNPGQKFLFVDSCTTKPFPNVTCAVFREHEGSYLAGAEAGLLSKSGKVGAVVVLDTPQFRRYSIPFGQGAEKAKPGTTLAPLFIGGANPFNDPARAKALAATLAGQGVDQVMGAASAAGNLGVFEAAKQGGFFAFGVDANQCPASPGQVVDNVVKRTNVVIGDGVDAILGGKTGETKSYGVKEKGISLTGLEPDAATSQCVVASHPDVLAKVGELRDQIISGAIVVDDPAKS is encoded by the coding sequence ATGTCGCCGAGAACCCTCCTGCGGGCCGTCATGGCCGTTTCCGCCGTCACGCTCCTCGCCGCGTGCAACGCCTCGGCCAAGGACCCGGCCGCGCAGAACACCGCCGGGCCCGCGCTGGTCCTGATCACGCCGAGCCCGGTCGGCGTCAACGACTTCCTCAAGCTCGCCGTCCAGGGCATCGAGGATTCGGCCAAGAAGCACAACGGGACGCAGAAGGTGTACCAGAGCACCGATCCGGCCTCGATCCAGCAGAACCTCGCGGCGGCGGTGCGGGAGAAGCCCGCCGTGATCGTCGCCGTCGGCTTCAACTTCGCCGACGCGATCGCGGCCGAGGCCGAGCGCAATCCCGGGCAGAAGTTCCTGTTCGTGGACTCCTGCACGACGAAACCGTTCCCGAACGTGACCTGCGCGGTGTTCCGCGAGCACGAAGGCAGCTACCTCGCCGGCGCCGAAGCCGGGCTGCTGAGCAAGAGCGGCAAGGTCGGCGCGGTCGTCGTCCTCGACACGCCCCAGTTCCGCCGGTACTCGATCCCGTTCGGGCAGGGCGCCGAGAAGGCCAAGCCCGGCACCACGCTGGCGCCGCTGTTCATCGGCGGCGCGAACCCGTTCAACGATCCCGCGCGGGCGAAGGCGCTGGCCGCCACGCTCGCCGGTCAGGGCGTCGACCAGGTCATGGGCGCGGCCTCCGCGGCGGGCAACCTCGGCGTGTTCGAGGCGGCCAAGCAGGGTGGTTTCTTCGCGTTCGGCGTCGACGCCAACCAGTGCCCGGCCAGCCCCGGCCAGGTCGTGGACAACGTCGTCAAACGTACCAACGTGGTCATCGGCGACGGGGTCGACGCGATCCTCGGCGGCAAAACCGGCGAGACGAAGTCCTACGGCGTCAAGGAGAAGGGCATTTCCCTGACCGGGCTGGAGCCCGACGCCGCGACGTCGCAGTGTGTCGTCGCGAGCCATCCCGACGTGCTGGCCAAGGTCGGCGAACTGCGGGACCAGATCATCTCGGGCGCGATCGTCGTCGATGACCCGGCCAAATCCTGA
- a CDS encoding metallophosphoesterase family protein, which yields MEIPRGGVPDALASRLTMAEQHEFLSRRTILKGAVLAAGPLLLQGTAYADGDKVVPAGRHLAFGRNPRTSMRVAWQVPAPVRKPFLRIADAHGGWSHRIPAEVRALHSEVAGVIAPYDQYYLHAEADHLWPGHTYRYAVGHEGFDPASGDGGPAAISTFTTAPARGIPAGKFTFTAFGDQGVSTTALAQDGAVARQNPRFHLLAGDIAYADPSGAGKPPGSKPDADHDLFDPKVWDAYYRQIEGVAASVPWMVTTGNHDMEALYSPDGYGGQVKRWDFPGTGPHDCPSVYSFIYGNVGVISLDANDVSYEIPANLGYSHGSQTAWLKRRLRYLRSQPDVDFIVVFFHHCAYSTTNQHASEGGVREQWVPLFDEYRVDLVINGHNHIYERTDALRGGKVTREVKIGDTVEPDRDGTVYATCGGGGKSLYSFPVPDTFAGEFQSYHWVQGGEKVTETVSWSRVRYTGYSFLAIDVEPAWPGRRTTLTVRTLRNDGAEIDRFTLSRTAGLHRPGHAALGADPGDV from the coding sequence ATGGAAATCCCCAGGGGCGGTGTTCCCGACGCGCTGGCCTCGCGTCTCACGATGGCCGAACAGCACGAATTCCTCAGCCGCCGCACGATTCTGAAGGGCGCCGTCCTCGCGGCCGGTCCGCTTCTCTTGCAGGGCACCGCGTATGCCGACGGCGACAAGGTCGTCCCGGCGGGGCGGCATCTCGCGTTCGGCCGGAATCCGCGGACGTCGATGCGGGTCGCGTGGCAGGTGCCCGCGCCGGTGCGGAAGCCGTTCCTGCGCATCGCCGACGCGCATGGCGGCTGGAGTCACCGCATCCCGGCCGAGGTCCGCGCGCTGCATTCCGAGGTCGCCGGGGTCATCGCGCCGTACGACCAGTACTACCTGCACGCCGAGGCCGACCATCTCTGGCCCGGCCACACCTACCGGTACGCCGTCGGGCATGAGGGCTTCGACCCGGCTTCGGGCGACGGCGGCCCCGCCGCGATCTCGACCTTCACCACCGCGCCCGCGCGGGGGATCCCGGCGGGCAAGTTCACCTTCACCGCGTTCGGTGACCAGGGGGTCTCGACGACGGCGCTCGCGCAGGACGGCGCCGTCGCGCGCCAGAACCCGCGTTTCCACCTGCTGGCGGGCGACATCGCGTACGCCGATCCGAGCGGCGCGGGCAAGCCGCCGGGGTCCAAGCCCGACGCGGACCACGATCTCTTCGACCCCAAGGTCTGGGACGCCTACTACCGTCAGATCGAGGGCGTCGCGGCGTCGGTGCCGTGGATGGTCACCACCGGCAATCACGACATGGAGGCCCTCTACTCGCCCGACGGCTACGGCGGCCAGGTCAAACGCTGGGACTTCCCCGGCACCGGCCCGCACGACTGCCCCAGCGTGTACTCCTTCATCTACGGCAACGTCGGGGTGATCTCGCTCGACGCCAACGACGTCTCCTACGAGATTCCCGCCAACCTCGGCTACTCGCACGGCTCCCAGACGGCGTGGCTCAAACGCCGCCTGCGGTATCTGCGGTCGCAGCCGGACGTCGACTTCATCGTGGTGTTCTTCCACCATTGCGCCTACTCGACGACCAACCAGCACGCGTCCGAGGGCGGCGTCCGCGAGCAGTGGGTCCCGTTGTTCGACGAGTACCGGGTCGATCTCGTGATCAACGGGCACAACCACATCTACGAGCGCACCGACGCCCTGCGCGGCGGCAAGGTGACCCGTGAGGTGAAGATCGGCGACACCGTCGAGCCGGACCGCGACGGCACCGTGTACGCGACCTGCGGTGGCGGCGGGAAGAGTCTCTACAGCTTCCCCGTGCCCGACACGTTCGCGGGGGAGTTCCAGTCGTATCACTGGGTCCAGGGCGGCGAGAAGGTGACCGAGACCGTCTCGTGGTCGCGCGTGCGCTACACCGGATACTCGTTCCTCGCGATCGACGTCGAGCCCGCCTGGCCCGGCCGCCGGACGACGCTGACCGTGCGCACCCTGCGCAACGATGGAGCCGAGATCGACCGGTTCACGCTCAGCCGCACCGCCGGTCTTCATCGGCCGGGGCACGCGGCCCTCGGCGCCGACCCTGGCGACGTATAA